In Actinomycetota bacterium, the following proteins share a genomic window:
- a CDS encoding SPW repeat protein, whose amino-acid sequence MKRPLAKLELTATGALLLAGAWLAASPFLAGYTRLQVASWHNALAGLAVIVLAVLQHARPARRPLTGAVLAGIGIWLLVAPVLLGYGSWLVRDSEPGQATWNGAFAAAVVLAATAVHAFATGRSGRTPAETDKRT is encoded by the coding sequence ATGAAGCGCCCACTCGCCAAGCTGGAGCTCACCGCCACCGGGGCGTTGCTGCTCGCCGGCGCCTGGCTGGCCGCGTCGCCGTTTCTCGCCGGCTACACGCGGCTCCAGGTGGCCAGCTGGCACAACGCCCTGGCCGGCCTGGCCGTGATCGTGCTGGCCGTCCTGCAGCACGCCCGCCCGGCCCGCCGGCCCCTGACCGGCGCGGTCCTGGCCGGCATCGGCATCTGGCTGCTGGTGGCGCCGGTGCTGCTGGGGTACGGCAGCTGGCTGGTGCGCGACTCCGAGCCCGGCCAGGCGACCTGGAACGGGGCCTTCGCCGCCGCGGTCGTGCTGGCCGCCACCGCGGTCCACGCCTTCGCGACCGGCCGGTCGGGCCGAACCCCCGCCGAGACCGACAAAAGGACGTGA
- a CDS encoding sigma-70 family RNA polymerase sigma factor, with protein MTLSLARPEPTDLKPDDHAGRQLVEQWLRAYAAGRDPEVRDRILRAYLGMADRLAERFRRSRNTSREDLRQAARLGLLTAIDRYDPDRADGFVPYAVACVVGELKRHLRDTTWRVAVPRQTKELALRVCRAADELAGELGRSPAAADVAEALDLDEEAVLEAMGAARSRLQTSLDEPLEHRPDLALADVLADDALVDREDLILLPQLVAALPEPERTVVWLYYFEERTQREIGEVTGRCQMSVSRLLRRAVQRLRGELQAPPPTPGPAERPGPP; from the coding sequence ATGACGCTCTCCCTCGCCAGGCCCGAGCCCACCGACCTGAAGCCGGACGACCACGCCGGCCGCCAGCTGGTCGAGCAGTGGCTGCGGGCCTACGCCGCCGGCCGCGATCCGGAGGTGCGCGACCGGATCCTCCGGGCGTATCTGGGCATGGCCGACCGGCTGGCCGAGCGGTTCCGGCGCAGCCGCAACACCAGCCGCGAGGACCTGCGGCAGGCGGCCCGCCTCGGGCTGCTCACCGCCATCGACCGCTACGACCCGGACCGCGCCGACGGGTTCGTCCCCTACGCCGTGGCCTGTGTCGTCGGTGAGCTGAAGCGCCACCTGCGCGACACCACCTGGCGGGTGGCGGTGCCCCGTCAGACCAAGGAGCTGGCCCTGCGGGTCTGCCGGGCGGCCGACGAGCTCGCCGGCGAGCTGGGACGCTCGCCCGCCGCGGCCGACGTGGCCGAGGCGCTCGACTTGGACGAGGAGGCGGTCCTGGAGGCCATGGGGGCGGCCAGGAGCCGGCTCCAGACCTCGCTCGACGAGCCCCTGGAGCACCGCCCCGACCTGGCCCTGGCCGACGTGCTCGCCGACGACGCCCTGGTCGACCGCGAGGACCTCATCCTGCTGCCCCAGCTGGTGGCTGCACTGCCCGAGCCCGAGCGGACCGTGGTCTGGCTCTACTACTTCGAGGAGCGCACCCAGCGGGAGATCGGCGAGGTCACCGGTCGCTGCCAGATGTCGGTGTCGCGCCTGCTGCGGCGGGCCGTGCAGCGCCTGCGCGGCGAGCTGCAGGCGCCGCCTCCGACTCCAGGGCCGGCTGAGCGGCCCGGGCCGC